In the Palaeococcus pacificus DY20341 genome, one interval contains:
- a CDS encoding class I SAM-dependent methyltransferase: MFKNLGYTFEPTYKEKLWMYDPRSEVGKKKMGKQRELLERFLPIKSGKALDVGCGMGISTFALENLGFEVVGIDVQEELVEEAKEIAKEFKYNAEFRVMDGKKLDFPDESFDLVALLGNPLPHLSVYDFDKIVQEAFRVLKPNGVLFLEYADWVKLLHDGYKHVLVEDPFLSFHVSLNTVKGQVERLFINLEKGYFFRVKINVWAPWIVEFILRKAGFDVKTHYLGTFSVVTVGRKPSGV, translated from the coding sequence ATGTTCAAAAACCTCGGTTATACCTTTGAGCCAACCTATAAGGAAAAGCTCTGGATGTACGACCCGCGGAGTGAAGTTGGGAAAAAGAAAATGGGAAAGCAGAGAGAGTTACTTGAAAGATTTCTTCCCATAAAAAGCGGTAAAGCCTTGGATGTTGGCTGCGGCATGGGGATCTCGACCTTCGCCCTCGAAAATCTGGGGTTTGAAGTTGTTGGAATAGATGTTCAGGAGGAACTCGTGGAAGAGGCAAAGGAAATTGCGAAAGAGTTCAAGTACAATGCAGAATTTAGAGTTATGGACGGCAAAAAGCTAGATTTTCCTGATGAGAGCTTTGACCTAGTTGCGCTTTTAGGGAACCCTCTTCCTCACTTGAGCGTTTATGATTTCGATAAGATTGTCCAAGAGGCTTTCAGGGTGCTAAAGCCCAACGGAGTCCTATTCCTTGAGTATGCGGACTGGGTTAAGCTTTTACATGACGGTTATAAGCACGTGCTCGTTGAAGATCCATTCCTTTCCTTCCATGTTTCCCTCAACACCGTGAAAGGACAAGTAGAGCGGCTGTTCATTAATCTTGAGAAGGGCTACTTCTTTAGGGTGAAGATTAACGTCTGGGCACCGTGGATTGTAGAGTTCATCCTGAGAAAAGCCGGGTTTGACGTGAAGACACATTATTTAGGAACTTTTAGTGTTGTGACTGTTGGCAGAAAACCTTCGGGTGTTTAA
- a CDS encoding class I SAM-dependent methyltransferase encodes MFKNLGYTDEPLYEKTQGEYDIESERGKERFAEVREILSRHLPIKNGRALDIGCNAGLSSFVLEELGFDVVGIDIQEKAVERAKELAKKRGSKAKFYVMNAKNLNFKENNFDLVVLLGYPLAHFSIWDFDKILQEVRRVLKPQGWIVIQESDFLWTLIRGFNQPGLEAEGLVRINIDVNVYEGYLERLLIDFEKGVFSRDRFYIWSPWILRYVLEKNGFWVEFKDKDLILARMR; translated from the coding sequence ATGTTTAAGAATCTTGGCTATACTGATGAGCCCCTCTACGAAAAGACCCAAGGTGAATACGATATAGAAAGCGAGAGAGGTAAAGAAAGATTTGCGGAGGTAAGGGAGATTCTGTCAAGACATTTACCTATTAAAAATGGCAGAGCTTTGGACATTGGTTGCAACGCAGGGCTAAGCAGTTTTGTTTTAGAAGAGCTGGGTTTTGACGTTGTGGGCATAGACATTCAAGAAAAAGCCGTAGAGCGGGCTAAAGAGTTAGCCAAAAAGCGAGGTTCAAAGGCAAAATTTTATGTTATGAACGCTAAAAATCTGAATTTCAAAGAAAACAATTTTGACCTTGTTGTGTTGCTCGGCTATCCTTTAGCTCACTTCAGCATCTGGGATTTTGATAAGATTTTGCAGGAAGTTAGACGAGTTCTGAAGCCTCAAGGCTGGATTGTGATTCAAGAAAGTGACTTTCTCTGGACGCTCATAAGGGGTTTCAACCAGCCGGGGCTTGAGGCTGAGGGCTTGGTTAGAATAAACATAGACGTGAATGTTTACGAGGGCTACCTTGAGAGATTGCTCATCGATTTTGAGAAAGGCGTCTTTTCAAGGGACAGATTCTATATTTGGTCGCCGTGGATTCTGCGTTATGTTCTTGAGAAGAATGGTTTTTGGGTTGAGTTTAAGGATAAGGACCTGATTCTTGCTCGAATGAGGTGA
- a CDS encoding class I SAM-dependent methyltransferase → MSLLRVYHDEAIKVFYEKGGDEEDLYWLVSSILIRYPEHRDELEVRKSLMHLIIQEVGGKVLDVGCGIGILTFRMALKDEVKKAVGIDSSCELINFCNRLRNRITEKAEFLCSDFLSVEVNGKFDCVVFLYTLHDHEPEPFLKKALKILKQEGRIIIGDFDINGLREKVKAFAQENGLEIVKDITIGRAKTHGGIHDGFLITAQR, encoded by the coding sequence ATGAGCCTTCTCCGGGTATATCACGATGAGGCCATCAAAGTTTTTTATGAGAAGGGTGGAGATGAAGAGGATCTTTATTGGCTTGTTAGTAGCATCTTGATTAGATATCCGGAACACAGAGACGAGCTTGAAGTTAGAAAGAGTCTGATGCATTTAATAATTCAAGAGGTTGGTGGCAAAGTCCTAGATGTTGGTTGCGGCATTGGGATTTTAACATTCAGGATGGCACTTAAAGATGAAGTCAAAAAAGCTGTAGGCATCGATAGTAGTTGTGAACTAATCAACTTTTGCAATCGTTTGAGAAATAGAATCACAGAGAAAGCAGAATTTTTATGCAGTGATTTCCTGAGCGTGGAAGTTAATGGGAAATTTGACTGTGTTGTCTTTCTCTACACGCTCCACGACCATGAACCGGAGCCATTTTTAAAAAAAGCTCTCAAAATATTGAAACAAGAAGGGAGAATAATAATCGGCGATTTTGATATTAATGGACTTAGAGAGAAAGTTAAGGCATTCGCACAAGAAAATGGGCTGGAAATCGTTAAAGATATTACCATTGGAAGGGCAAAGACACATGGAGGTATTCATGACGGGTTTTTAATCACTGCCCAGAGGTGA
- a CDS encoding carotenoid biosynthesis protein produces the protein MTQSAKHDLYTISALILLANLFKRSPIYNIFYLLAMIVLSRRLWKDFPRFLAISVLVGFLAEIIGTRMCTPFGCYYYENLKPQVFGVALFVPFAWAIFGFISYLTARRFFVHKMSRIVFASLLMVVLDLSIDPIMTSWRAWVWETITAINWFGIPWTNYLGWFIVSLTFFYLYERLSKGEVGEELLKLGPPVYLLEMFTFMIYAPAGVKTPTTIAFLVSVAVLLPLYLWRWMK, from the coding sequence ATGACGCAAAGTGCAAAGCATGATCTCTACACAATCTCAGCCCTAATCCTGCTCGCCAACCTTTTTAAGCGCTCACCGATTTATAACATCTTTTATCTCCTTGCAATGATTGTTCTCTCTCGAAGGCTCTGGAAGGACTTCCCAAGGTTTCTCGCAATCTCCGTCCTTGTAGGCTTCTTAGCTGAAATCATCGGTACTCGCATGTGCACGCCCTTTGGCTGCTATTACTACGAAAATCTGAAGCCCCAGGTGTTCGGTGTGGCTCTCTTCGTCCCTTTTGCATGGGCAATTTTTGGGTTTATTTCATATCTGACAGCGCGCCGCTTTTTTGTGCACAAAATGAGTAGAATAGTCTTTGCATCGCTCTTGATGGTCGTCCTCGACCTCTCAATCGACCCCATCATGACTTCGTGGAGGGCATGGGTGTGGGAGACGATAACAGCTATAAACTGGTTTGGAATCCCATGGACGAACTATCTGGGATGGTTTATTGTGTCCTTGACGTTTTTCTATCTCTACGAGCGTCTTTCAAAGGGTGAAGTTGGGGAGGAGCTTTTAAAGCTCGGCCCTCCAGTTTACCTTCTGGAAATGTTCACATTCATGATTTATGCTCCCGCAGGTGTAAAAACTCCCACAACAATCGCGTTTTTGGTCTCCGTCGCTGTGCTTCTCCCGCTGTATTTATGGAGGTGGATGAAATGA
- a CDS encoding carbon-nitrogen hydrolase family protein: MKAALIPMRAKVNDFEANWKEFEQRFEEALEHSPDILVFPEYCLTGFDEWDFSGAKLYDEIVDRVSALAKENSVYVILGLLEPYKRCVYNSALLINREGEVILKHRKFQEPMKFCTGNTVRTAKTEFGKLAIIICGDLYNKRIAKWIKRKKPDYIFVPMDRSPWGDFNLEEEIKCMGGRVKLLGVKTFIVNSYAHWDSFGGAWVFDENGELLAQSNGEKILVYVE, from the coding sequence ATGAAAGCTGCTTTAATTCCAATGAGAGCTAAAGTTAATGACTTTGAAGCAAACTGGAAGGAGTTTGAACAGAGATTTGAAGAGGCATTGGAGCACAGCCCCGACATCCTGGTGTTTCCCGAGTACTGCCTCACGGGCTTTGATGAGTGGGACTTCAGCGGGGCAAAGCTTTATGATGAGATTGTGGACAGGGTGAGCGCACTTGCAAAGGAGAACTCGGTCTATGTAATCCTCGGTCTCCTTGAGCCATACAAGCGCTGTGTTTACAACTCTGCTCTGCTCATCAATCGAGAAGGTGAAGTTATTTTAAAGCACCGCAAGTTCCAGGAGCCGATGAAGTTCTGTACAGGCAACACTGTAAGGACCGCGAAGACGGAGTTCGGAAAGCTTGCGATAATTATTTGCGGCGACCTCTACAATAAGAGAATAGCCAAGTGGATTAAACGCAAAAAACCTGACTACATCTTTGTACCAATGGATCGCTCTCCATGGGGTGATTTTAATTTGGAGGAAGAGATTAAATGCATGGGCGGGAGGGTCAAGCTCTTAGGAGTTAAGACTTTCATAGTGAACTCCTACGCTCACTGGGACAGCTTCGGCGGTGCATGGGTCTTTGACGAAAATGGAGAGCTTTTAGCTCAGAGTAATGGGGAGAAGATTCTGGTGTATGTGGAGTGA
- the thrC gene encoding threonine synthase, whose amino-acid sequence MLKCTSCGKEYPLRKPCQRCECGEPLELELFKGVPGIGRSIWERFSQFYPFELDLEYSLGEGDTPLTKAKRLSKELGVRLYFKNETLNPTWSFKDRGTFIGIHRALELGFDKIGTVSTGNMAASVAAYGARFGLETFILVSSSIAEEKLKTLAPYGARVIKVHGNYGELYYKSLELGQKKGIYFINSDDPFRVEGYKSISFEIAEEIAPDYVVIPTSSGGLFRGIVKGFLELKESELIDNLPTFVAVQAKGCSPLCRAFNEGKQKIERFENPHTIAHAIENPYPPSGNAVLRLLKELKGLCVAVSDDEILKAQRELAREGLFIQPASATGIAALRKLREEGKIKAGARVVSILTGSGLKFLDAVKEGKVRECRIEELGECL is encoded by the coding sequence ATGCTTAAATGTACATCATGCGGAAAGGAGTATCCATTGAGAAAGCCGTGTCAAAGGTGCGAATGCGGTGAACCCTTAGAATTGGAGCTTTTCAAGGGAGTTCCTGGCATAGGAAGGAGTATTTGGGAGCGCTTTTCTCAATTCTATCCCTTCGAGCTCGACTTGGAGTATAGCCTCGGTGAAGGTGACACTCCCCTCACGAAAGCGAAGCGCCTCTCAAAAGAGCTTGGTGTTAGGCTGTACTTCAAGAACGAGACCCTCAACCCAACATGGAGCTTTAAGGATAGAGGAACGTTCATAGGCATTCACAGAGCTTTGGAGCTTGGCTTTGATAAAATTGGGACAGTCTCAACGGGCAACATGGCCGCTAGTGTTGCTGCCTATGGGGCGCGCTTTGGGCTCGAAACCTTCATCCTTGTCTCCTCAAGCATAGCGGAGGAGAAGCTTAAAACTCTGGCGCCCTATGGAGCGAGGGTTATTAAAGTTCACGGAAATTATGGAGAGCTTTACTACAAAAGCCTCGAGCTCGGACAAAAGAAGGGTATCTACTTCATAAACTCCGACGACCCCTTTAGGGTCGAAGGTTACAAGAGCATAAGCTTTGAGATTGCTGAGGAAATTGCTCCCGATTATGTCGTAATCCCCACAAGCTCGGGCGGACTTTTTAGAGGCATTGTAAAGGGATTTTTAGAGCTCAAGGAGAGTGAGCTAATAGATAACCTCCCAACTTTCGTTGCCGTTCAAGCCAAAGGATGCTCTCCACTATGCAGGGCTTTTAATGAAGGTAAGCAAAAAATCGAGCGCTTTGAAAACCCCCACACCATAGCCCATGCCATAGAGAACCCTTACCCGCCGAGCGGGAATGCTGTTCTAAGGCTTTTGAAAGAACTCAAAGGGCTTTGCGTTGCTGTTAGCGATGATGAGATTTTAAAGGCTCAACGAGAGCTAGCTCGGGAAGGCCTTTTCATCCAGCCTGCTTCAGCTACGGGTATAGCGGCACTAAGAAAGCTCAGGGAAGAAGGAAAGATTAAAGCCGGTGCCAGAGTGGTGAGCATTTTAACCGGGAGTGGACTTAAGTTCTTAGATGCTGTGAAAGAAGGAAAAGTCCGCGAATGCAGAATTGAGGAGCTTGGAGAGTGTTTATAG